In Diaphorobacter ruginosibacter, the genomic stretch TGCTTGGGTATCAGACATTCAATATCTCCACTATCTATCAGGCGTGCGCCGTCTGGGCCGCAGGAATGCTGACCTGCACGGAGCGGCCGGAAATGGCGGTCATCCATACGTTCCAGGCCATGATCACCATGCCCCCGAGGTACAACAGGCCGCCGACCAGACGGATGGCATAGAACGGGTAGGTCGCCTTGACACTCTCGACGAAGGTGTAGGTCAGGGTGCCGTCGGGATTGACAGCGCGCCACATGAGGCCCTGCATCACGCCGGCAATCCACATGGCGGCGATGTACAGGACGATGCCGATGGTGGACATCCAGAAATGGAGCTCGATGGCCTTGGTGGAGTACATCTTGTCGCCACGGCCGAACAGGCGTGGAACCAGGTAGTACAGCGAACCCATGGTGATCAGACCCACCCAGCCGAGCGCGCCAGCGTGCACGTGGCCCACGGTCCAGTCGGTGTAATGGCTCAGCGCGTTCACGGTCTTGATGGACATCATCGGACCTTCGAACGTGGACATGCCGTAGAACGACAGCGAGACGATCAGGAAGCGCAGCACCGGGTCGTCGCGCAGCTTGTGCCATGCGCCCGACAGCGTCATCATGCCGTTGATCATGCCGCCCCAGCTGGGAGCCAGGAGGATCAGCGAAAACACCATGCCGACGGACTGGGTCCAGTCAGGCAGCGCCGTGTAGTGCAGGTGGTGCGGACCCGCCCACATGTACGTGAAGATCAGCGCCCAGAAGTGAACGATGGAGAGGCGGTAGCTGTACACCGGACGGCCCGCCTGCTTGGGCACGAAGTAGTACATCATGCCGAGGAAGCCGGTGGTCAGGAAGAAGCCCACGGCATTGTGGCCGTACCACCACTGCACCATGGCATCCTGCACGCCGGCATAGGCGGAGTAGCTCTTCATCCAGCCGGCGGGAATGGCCGCGCTGTTGACGATGTGCAGCAGCGCCACCGCCAGGATGAAGGCACCGAAGAACCAGTTGGCGACATAGATGTGCTTGACCTTGCGCATGCCCACGGTTCCGAAGAACACGATGGCATAGGCCACCCACACCAGTGCGATCAGGATGTCGATCGGCCATTCCAGCTCGGCGTATTCCTTGCCGGAGGTGTAGCCAAGCGGCAGCGAGATGGCGGCTGCCACGATCACCAGTTGCCATCCCCAAAACGTGAATGCCGCCAGCGGGCCGCAGAACAGCCGGGTCTGGCATGTACGCTGAACCACGTAGTAGCTGGTGGCAAACAGGCCGCAACCTCCGAATGCGAAGATCACGGCATTGGTATGCAAGGGCCGTAGACGCCCATAGCTCAGCCACGGAATGCCGAAGTTGAGTTCCGGCCAGGTCAGCTGGGCGGCGATGATCACGCCCACCAGCATACCCACCACTCCCCACACGACGGCCATGATAGAAAACTGCCGCACTACAGTGTCGTTGTAGTGCGATACACCTGCTTTTTGCGATTCCATCGAGTACCTCTTATATTGCCGTATCAGTTTGAAACACCGCCCTGCTTTGAGCTTTGACGAGCGTCAACCGTCTTTCAGAATTCGTTCCGCTTCCTGGTCCACGTTCTCGAACTGCCCGCGATAGACGGCCCACCAAAGTCCCGCCAGCACGAACAGGACGAGTACGACGGAGAGGGGGATGAGGAGATAGAGGATGTCCATCAAGCGGGCTCCGCAGCGGGATGCGCCATCGGCAGCGATGGCTTCGGGGATGAAGGAATACCCGCCTCCTGCGTGACAGAGGCGAGGCCTCCGTCGCGCGCCAGGCGGGCGGCGTTCAGGACCACCAGCAGCGAACTGGCGGCCATGCCCAGCCCGGCCAGCCAGGCGGGCATGTAGCCAGCGATGGCCAGGGGAACGCAGAGCGCGTTGTAGAGTGCCGCCCACAGCAGGTTCTGGCGCACAACGCGCATGGTTCTGCGTGCAAGCAGCAGGGTCTGCCACACGAGGTCGAGCCGGTCGCCCATGACGACAAAATCCGAACGCGACCGGGCAAGCGGCACCGAACGCCCGAAGGCAAACGACACATGGGCGCCCGCCAGCACAGGCCCGTCATTCAGGCCATCGCCCACCATCGCCACATGGTGCCCCTGCGACTGCAGCTGCCGCAGTCGTGCAAGCTTGTCCTGCGGGCTGCAGTCGCCATGCGCGGTGGCGATGCCTGTCTGCGCTGCCACGCGCCGCACCACGTTGGCACTGTCGCCGGAAAGCAGTTCGACATGGATGCCTTCCCGGGCCAGGGCATTCACCACAGCCGTCGATTCGGCACGCAGGTCCTCGCACAGTGCCAAGCGCAGCCACGCAATGGAAGCACCGCGTTCCTGAACGGCCAGCACAACCTCCTGCCCGCTGCCACCATGCGCGGGGACACCCGTGAAGCGTGCCGAACCCAGCCGCACCGCCAGGATGGCCGCCGGATGGCTGGAGTGGCGCAGGGTGGCTTCCACGCCCAAGCCCGAAACCTCCTGCACGCTATCGAACTCCCAGGCATGGTCCTGCTGCTGCGACGGCGCCGATCGGGATGCAGCCTTCGACA encodes the following:
- the ccoN gene encoding cytochrome-c oxidase, cbb3-type subunit I, which produces MESQKAGVSHYNDTVVRQFSIMAVVWGVVGMLVGVIIAAQLTWPELNFGIPWLSYGRLRPLHTNAVIFAFGGCGLFATSYYVVQRTCQTRLFCGPLAAFTFWGWQLVIVAAAISLPLGYTSGKEYAELEWPIDILIALVWVAYAIVFFGTVGMRKVKHIYVANWFFGAFILAVALLHIVNSAAIPAGWMKSYSAYAGVQDAMVQWWYGHNAVGFFLTTGFLGMMYYFVPKQAGRPVYSYRLSIVHFWALIFTYMWAGPHHLHYTALPDWTQSVGMVFSLILLAPSWGGMINGMMTLSGAWHKLRDDPVLRFLIVSLSFYGMSTFEGPMMSIKTVNALSHYTDWTVGHVHAGALGWVGLITMGSLYYLVPRLFGRGDKMYSTKAIELHFWMSTIGIVLYIAAMWIAGVMQGLMWRAVNPDGTLTYTFVESVKATYPFYAIRLVGGLLYLGGMVIMAWNVWMTAISGRSVQVSIPAAQTAHA
- the ccoS gene encoding cbb3-type cytochrome oxidase assembly protein CcoS, yielding MDILYLLIPLSVVLVLFVLAGLWWAVYRGQFENVDQEAERILKDG